One Thermoanaerobacter pseudethanolicus ATCC 33223 DNA window includes the following coding sequences:
- the zapA gene encoding cell division protein ZapA, with the protein MELNKVTVIINGNEYILKSDYPEEHVIKLANYVDNVIKELLQNYVKLSQMQLLLLSSLNIADELFIAKEENNAIKKELLSLKAELEEKNRYIKQLEEELTKTKQQLLETEEEFRQFIETFDEEK; encoded by the coding sequence GTGGAGTTAAATAAAGTTACCGTGATTATCAATGGGAATGAATATATTTTAAAATCTGATTATCCTGAAGAGCATGTAATAAAACTTGCCAATTATGTAGACAATGTAATTAAAGAATTGCTCCAAAACTACGTAAAGTTATCACAAATGCAACTACTACTTTTGTCGTCTTTAAATATTGCAGATGAACTTTTTATTGCAAAAGAAGAAAATAATGCTATCAAAAAGGAATTGCTTTCTTTAAAAGCAGAATTAGAAGAAAAAAATCGCTATATAAAACAATTAGAGGAGGAGCTTACTAAAACTAAACAACAGCTTTTAGAGACAGAGGAAGAGTTTCGGCAGTTTATAGAAACTTTTGATGAAGAAAAGTAA
- a CDS encoding DUF3656 domain-containing U32 family peptidase has product MKKVELLAPAGDYEALTSAVNAGCDAVYLGGKNFGARAYATNFDYNDLKSAVEFCHLRDVKVYVTVNTLVANEEFEKLVNYLDFLYSIGVDAVIVQDMGVLKFLRENYPDLKVHASTQMTVHNLEGVQELAQKGVSRVILSRELTLKEIKDIVQNSNIEIEVFVHGALCVSYSGQCFMSSILGGRSGNRGRCAQPCRLKYSLVDKEGKVLEKDLHLLSMADLCTIEHIPKLIEAGITSFKIEGRMKNAEYVASVVKAYREAIDSFYESKAFDSGKAIEEMSRIFNRGFSTGYLFGVKPSKMSYISPKNTGVAAAEVISVTSKTSRLRLLRDIAKGDGISNEKGEKGQKVEIIFKNGKKVDRAYEGDIIELPLKFYVKEGEILNKTYDVLLNDKLKNLLSKKIPIKIYAELKKDKPLYIKIQEGIHTVEVYSDEISQIAEKVSIEEDFLKDKLTQINDTAFYVEEIEVVVEKGLYMSVKGIKEARRKAIEMLEKKKLEYYRREEKHTFFSLLPFKEKKEKVSLTFYTDKVEHLKIASQLGIEYVYFNYKLDIKLLKKGLELTKDSKTTVIPAFPSILREEIKRIKPQLEFLQDMGINKILVSNLGLYHIAKNYDFEIFIDYPLNIFNNLAVDYVKPYAVTLSYELTLEQIKDIAKRSDVKFEALIYGRLPLMTMEYCPIRNLVGCDRERCEKGYYFLKDRKGKLMPLKSNGFCRMQILNADVLLMLSIKELKQAGLSFLRIHDTIEEDEEIEKVLKMHIEALKGNEIEILEGKYTKGHFYRGVL; this is encoded by the coding sequence ATGAAAAAAGTTGAATTATTAGCTCCAGCAGGAGATTATGAGGCTTTAACGAGTGCAGTTAATGCAGGATGCGATGCAGTGTATCTAGGAGGAAAAAATTTTGGTGCAAGAGCTTATGCAACCAATTTTGACTATAATGATTTAAAATCTGCTGTAGAATTCTGCCATTTAAGAGATGTCAAGGTATACGTTACTGTAAATACCCTTGTAGCGAATGAAGAATTTGAAAAGCTGGTGAACTATTTAGATTTTTTGTATTCTATAGGTGTTGATGCAGTTATAGTGCAGGATATGGGAGTATTAAAGTTTTTACGAGAAAATTATCCTGATTTAAAAGTTCATGCCAGTACTCAAATGACAGTTCATAATTTAGAAGGAGTACAAGAATTAGCTCAAAAGGGAGTTTCACGGGTTATTTTATCAAGAGAGCTCACATTAAAGGAAATAAAGGATATAGTTCAAAATTCTAACATTGAAATAGAAGTTTTTGTTCATGGAGCTCTCTGCGTCAGTTATTCCGGACAGTGCTTTATGAGTAGTATACTAGGAGGAAGAAGCGGAAACAGGGGAAGATGTGCACAACCCTGCCGTTTAAAGTATTCTCTTGTAGATAAAGAGGGAAAAGTTTTAGAAAAGGATTTACACCTTTTGAGTATGGCGGATTTATGTACTATAGAACATATACCAAAACTCATTGAGGCGGGAATCACTTCTTTTAAAATAGAAGGTAGGATGAAAAATGCCGAGTACGTCGCTTCGGTTGTAAAAGCCTACAGAGAAGCTATTGACAGTTTTTATGAGAGCAAAGCTTTTGATTCAGGTAAAGCTATAGAAGAGATGTCTCGAATTTTTAATAGAGGATTTTCTACTGGCTATCTTTTTGGAGTTAAACCCTCTAAAATGAGTTATATTTCCCCTAAAAACACGGGAGTTGCTGCTGCAGAAGTGATAAGTGTAACTTCAAAAACTTCAAGACTGAGGCTTTTAAGGGATATTGCAAAAGGTGATGGAATTTCTAATGAAAAAGGAGAAAAAGGACAAAAAGTTGAAATAATATTTAAAAATGGGAAGAAGGTAGATAGAGCTTATGAAGGAGACATAATAGAACTACCTCTTAAGTTTTATGTAAAAGAAGGAGAAATATTAAATAAAACTTATGATGTATTGTTAAATGACAAGCTGAAAAACTTACTTTCTAAAAAGATTCCTATAAAAATTTATGCGGAGTTAAAAAAGGACAAACCTTTGTATATAAAGATACAAGAAGGAATTCATACAGTAGAAGTTTATAGTGATGAAATAAGTCAGATAGCAGAAAAAGTTTCTATTGAGGAAGATTTTTTGAAGGATAAACTTACTCAAATAAATGACACAGCCTTCTACGTAGAAGAAATAGAAGTAGTAGTTGAAAAAGGCCTTTACATGTCTGTAAAGGGAATAAAAGAGGCGCGAAGAAAAGCAATAGAAATGTTAGAAAAGAAAAAGTTAGAGTATTACAGAAGAGAAGAAAAACACACCTTTTTTAGTCTACTTCCTTTTAAAGAGAAAAAGGAAAAAGTGAGTTTAACTTTTTATACTGATAAAGTTGAGCACTTGAAGATAGCCAGCCAATTGGGTATAGAATACGTCTATTTCAATTACAAGCTTGATATAAAACTTTTAAAAAAAGGTTTAGAACTGACAAAAGATTCAAAGACAACGGTTATACCTGCTTTTCCTTCTATATTGAGGGAAGAGATAAAAAGAATAAAGCCTCAATTAGAATTTTTACAAGATATGGGGATAAACAAAATTTTGGTTTCAAATTTAGGGCTTTATCATATTGCAAAAAATTATGACTTTGAGATATTTATAGATTATCCTTTAAATATTTTCAACAATTTAGCTGTAGATTACGTTAAACCTTACGCTGTGACTTTATCTTATGAACTTACGCTGGAGCAGATTAAAGATATTGCCAAAAGAAGTGATGTAAAATTTGAAGCTTTAATATACGGTAGACTGCCTCTTATGACAATGGAATATTGTCCAATAAGGAATTTAGTAGGCTGTGACAGAGAAAGGTGTGAAAAAGGTTATTATTTTCTAAAAGACAGAAAAGGCAAATTAATGCCTCTTAAAAGCAATGGTTTTTGCAGGATGCAGATTTTAAACGCAGATGTGCTTTTAATGTTAAGCATAAAGGAGCTTAAACAAGCTGGACTTTCTTTTTTGAGGATACATGATACAATAGAAGAAGATGAAGAAATAGAGAAAGTTTTAAAAATGCATATTGAAGCTTTAAAAGGGAATGAAATTGAAATTTTAGAAGGAAAATATACAAAAGGACATTTTTACAGAGGAGTTTTGTGA
- a CDS encoding endonuclease MutS2 → MVRGINSRAIKSLEFDKIVEFIVGYCDSDLGKQKALDIVIKKDIEEIERELDLLNEAISFISSYGGISFAFEDIRDYIKKAQIDSVLYNQELLKIKKFLNLVSQIKGYFKNLQESDRFVRLKEYDKKVLPIKNLEKRIENIIISEDEIADDASPMLKALRRQKLSINEKIRATLNSIISTRQKELQEPIITVRQGRYVVPVKQEYRSTFKGIVHDQSSSGATLFIEPMQVVDLNNELRQVELKEKQEIQRILFELSQEVKKYSQILFNDIEIVSELDFIFAKAKYSLKLKAVRPELNTMGYINLKKARHPLINQEVVVPIDIHIGKQFNTLVITGPNTGGKTVTLKTVGLLTLMAMAGLNIPAEEKSQVSIFEEVFVDIGDEQSIEQSLSTFSSHMTNIVSILQKVNKNCLVLLDELGAGTDPIEGAALAMSILDTLHKIGAKTIATTHYSELKQYALKIPGVENASVEFDVETLKPTYKLIISLPGKSNAFEISKRLGLPQQIIENARKYISGEALKFEDIIADVESKRRELEKANHEIAFLKKDVEILKEELEKEKKKLQSERDKILKEAKEKARKIIQEAKFTAEEIIKKIREAEESTQNKDRIIQEVREELKKNLEELEEEVLKPKEAHYSRIPDNLKEGQTVYIVPLDQNGIVLSLPDKSGNVEVQAGILKMTVHISNLRVAEEKEEEEVKKGYSKFVHEKSQSISTSIDVRGKNLDDALLEVEKYIDDAYLAGLKEVTIIHGRGTGVLRTGISQFLRSNKHVKSFRLGKYGEGGDGVTIVELANK, encoded by the coding sequence ATGGTGAGGGGAATTAATAGTAGAGCAATAAAAAGTCTTGAATTTGACAAGATAGTGGAGTTTATTGTTGGCTATTGTGATTCGGATTTAGGCAAACAAAAAGCTTTAGATATTGTCATAAAAAAAGACATAGAGGAAATAGAGAGGGAATTAGATTTACTGAATGAGGCAATTAGCTTTATTTCCTCCTATGGAGGTATTTCTTTTGCTTTTGAGGACATAAGGGATTATATAAAAAAAGCACAAATAGATTCCGTGCTTTATAACCAAGAGCTTTTAAAGATAAAGAAATTTCTTAACTTGGTAAGCCAAATAAAAGGCTATTTTAAAAATCTTCAAGAAAGTGATAGATTTGTAAGGTTAAAAGAATATGATAAAAAAGTCTTACCGATAAAAAATTTGGAAAAAAGGATTGAAAATATAATAATTTCAGAAGATGAAATAGCAGATGATGCTTCTCCAATGCTTAAAGCTTTAAGAAGGCAGAAATTGAGCATAAATGAAAAAATAAGGGCGACATTGAATTCAATAATTTCTACACGTCAAAAAGAATTGCAAGAGCCTATTATAACTGTAAGACAGGGAAGATACGTTGTACCTGTAAAACAAGAATATCGCAGCACTTTTAAAGGTATCGTCCACGACCAATCCTCCAGTGGTGCTACTCTTTTTATTGAACCTATGCAAGTGGTTGACTTAAACAACGAATTGAGACAAGTGGAATTAAAAGAGAAGCAGGAGATACAGAGAATACTTTTTGAACTTTCTCAAGAGGTCAAAAAGTATTCACAAATTTTATTTAATGACATTGAAATAGTTTCAGAATTAGATTTTATATTTGCTAAGGCTAAATATTCTTTAAAGCTAAAAGCTGTAAGGCCAGAGCTAAACACAATGGGATATATTAATTTAAAAAAAGCAAGGCATCCTCTCATAAATCAGGAAGTAGTTGTTCCTATAGATATACATATAGGAAAGCAATTTAATACTTTAGTCATTACTGGTCCTAATACCGGTGGGAAAACTGTAACTTTAAAAACAGTGGGACTTTTAACTTTAATGGCAATGGCGGGGCTTAATATTCCTGCGGAAGAAAAGTCACAGGTTTCAATATTTGAGGAAGTTTTTGTGGATATAGGAGATGAGCAGAGTATTGAACAAAGCTTAAGCACTTTTTCTTCTCATATGACGAATATTGTAAGTATACTCCAAAAAGTAAACAAAAATTGCCTTGTTTTGTTAGATGAATTAGGGGCAGGTACAGATCCTATAGAAGGTGCTGCTTTGGCTATGAGTATTCTCGATACCTTGCATAAGATTGGTGCGAAGACAATAGCCACTACTCATTATAGTGAGCTAAAGCAGTATGCCTTAAAAATTCCAGGAGTAGAAAATGCCAGTGTGGAATTTGATGTTGAAACTTTAAAGCCTACTTATAAACTTATAATAAGCCTTCCTGGCAAAAGCAATGCCTTTGAAATATCTAAAAGATTGGGACTTCCTCAGCAAATAATAGAAAATGCGAGAAAGTATATTTCAGGAGAAGCTTTAAAATTTGAAGACATAATTGCAGACGTCGAAAGTAAACGAAGGGAATTGGAAAAGGCAAATCACGAAATAGCTTTTTTAAAGAAAGATGTGGAAATTTTAAAAGAGGAATTAGAAAAAGAAAAGAAAAAATTGCAAAGTGAAAGGGATAAAATATTAAAAGAGGCGAAAGAAAAGGCGAGGAAAATAATACAAGAAGCGAAATTTACTGCTGAAGAAATAATCAAAAAGATAAGAGAGGCAGAAGAAAGCACACAAAATAAAGACAGGATAATACAAGAAGTAAGAGAAGAATTAAAGAAAAATTTAGAAGAATTAGAAGAAGAAGTTTTAAAGCCTAAAGAGGCTCACTACAGCAGAATCCCTGATAATTTAAAAGAGGGACAGACAGTCTATATAGTACCTTTGGACCAAAATGGGATTGTACTTTCTCTTCCTGACAAATCGGGAAATGTAGAAGTGCAGGCAGGAATTTTAAAGATGACAGTTCATATAAGTAATTTGAGGGTAGCAGAGGAGAAAGAAGAGGAGGAAGTAAAAAAAGGCTACAGCAAATTTGTACACGAAAAGTCTCAATCTATAAGCACTTCCATAGATGTAAGAGGTAAAAACCTTGACGATGCTTTATTAGAGGTGGAAAAATATATAGACGATGCTTATTTAGCTGGACTTAAGGAGGTGACAATTATTCACGGACGTGGTACAGGGGTGTTAAGGACAGGGATATCACAATTTTTAAGAAGCAATAAGCATGTTAAATCTTTTAGATTAGGTAAATACGGTGAAGGAGGAGACGGTGTTACAATAGTAGAATTAGCCAATAAATAG